In Vreelandella piezotolerans, one genomic interval encodes:
- a CDS encoding branched-chain amino acid ABC transporter permease — protein MDLAFFGVQLLNGLQYGLLLFLIASGLTLIFGIMGIINLAHGAMYMIGAYLVYDLTMRFGNFWLAILVAIPIAIALGLVIERLFLDTLYKRDHLYQVLLTFGLILVLNEAQRIIWGGDVHRVPVPAPFDASIQLTDNLQYSVYRLFVMGVCLVLAGVIYGVIRHTRLGIIIRAGAVNRDMVEGLGINVRTLFTLIFSVGVALTAFAGMIAAPLTSIAPGMGDSILITCFVVVVIGGIGSIKGAFWGAIIIGMATTFGAVLIPSLASMVIYLIMAAVLLVKPRGLFA, from the coding sequence ATGGATCTCGCATTTTTTGGTGTCCAGCTGCTCAATGGGCTCCAGTATGGGTTGCTGCTGTTTTTGATAGCCAGTGGGTTAACGCTGATTTTTGGGATCATGGGCATCATCAATTTGGCCCATGGTGCCATGTACATGATCGGTGCCTATTTGGTGTATGACCTGACCATGCGTTTCGGCAACTTCTGGTTGGCCATCTTGGTTGCGATCCCCATCGCTATCGCACTCGGCCTGGTCATCGAGCGGCTGTTTCTCGACACGCTCTACAAGCGCGACCATCTCTATCAAGTGCTGCTGACCTTTGGGTTGATTTTAGTGCTCAACGAAGCCCAGCGAATCATCTGGGGCGGCGACGTGCATCGCGTGCCGGTACCTGCGCCGTTCGACGCCAGTATCCAACTCACCGACAACCTGCAGTATTCGGTCTATCGGCTCTTCGTCATGGGCGTTTGTCTGGTGTTGGCCGGCGTCATCTATGGCGTCATTCGCCATACCCGTCTGGGCATCATCATCCGGGCCGGTGCCGTGAATCGCGATATGGTGGAGGGGCTCGGTATCAATGTCCGTACGCTCTTCACACTGATTTTTAGCGTGGGTGTGGCGCTCACCGCCTTTGCCGGCATGATTGCCGCGCCGCTCACGTCGATTGCCCCCGGCATGGGTGACAGTATTTTGATCACCTGCTTCGTGGTCGTGGTCATCGGGGGGATTGGCTCCATCAAGGGTGCCTTTTGGGGGGCCATCATCATCGGTATGGCCACGACCTTCGGCGCTGTGCTCATTCCCAGTCTCGCCAGCATGGTGATCTACCTGATCATGGCAGCGGTTCTTTTGGTGAAACCGCGCGGTCTTTTCGCGTGA
- a CDS encoding ABC transporter substrate-binding protein, translated as MKNVKKTTLVAALGTTLTLSAMGLSANEDPVKLGLMLPYSGTYTALGEAITNGLKLAIEQEGGQLGGRDVEYVELDSEADPSKAPQNMSRLVNGDNVDFVIGPVHSGVAMGMLRVAKQTGAITIIPNAGLGAATNELCMPNVFRTSFSMWQDSYPMGKVAYEQGHRNIVTITWDYAGGKEDLEGFEEAFTAEGGDIVQQILVPFPSTEFQSYLTQIASLQPDAVYTFFAGGGGVSFVRDYAAAGLNESIPLLGSGFLTEGNLAALGDAGEGVMTTLHYAETLENDANRSFVAAYEDAYGEAPDTYAVQGYDTGMMLAQALNVLGGDTSDRDRLIDVLANVQLASPRGPMSFSDSHHPIQNVYLREIRDGKHEVVSIAAENLEVPDDACQM; from the coding sequence ATGAAAAATGTCAAAAAGACCACTCTCGTTGCTGCTCTGGGTACCACTCTGACGCTGTCGGCCATGGGCCTTTCGGCGAATGAAGATCCCGTGAAACTGGGGCTGATGCTGCCTTATTCAGGCACCTATACAGCGCTGGGCGAAGCCATCACTAACGGCTTGAAGCTGGCCATCGAGCAGGAGGGGGGGCAGTTGGGCGGTCGCGACGTCGAGTACGTCGAGTTGGATTCCGAAGCCGATCCTTCCAAGGCTCCGCAAAACATGAGTCGTTTGGTCAACGGTGACAACGTGGATTTCGTGATAGGTCCGGTACACTCAGGCGTGGCGATGGGCATGCTGCGCGTGGCCAAACAAACCGGCGCCATTACGATCATTCCGAATGCAGGGCTTGGGGCGGCGACCAACGAACTGTGCATGCCGAACGTGTTTCGCACCTCCTTTAGTATGTGGCAAGACAGCTATCCCATGGGAAAAGTGGCCTACGAGCAAGGGCATAGAAACATCGTGACCATTACCTGGGACTATGCAGGGGGGAAAGAAGACCTGGAGGGCTTTGAAGAGGCCTTTACCGCCGAAGGCGGTGACATCGTCCAGCAAATTCTCGTGCCGTTTCCGAGCACCGAATTCCAGAGTTACCTGACGCAGATTGCCAGCCTTCAGCCGGATGCCGTGTACACCTTCTTCGCGGGGGGCGGTGGTGTCAGCTTCGTGAGGGATTACGCGGCGGCGGGGCTCAACGAGAGCATCCCGCTGCTGGGGTCCGGGTTCCTTACCGAAGGTAATCTAGCCGCCCTGGGCGATGCGGGTGAAGGCGTCATGACCACGCTTCATTACGCAGAGACGCTAGAAAACGACGCGAACCGCTCGTTCGTGGCCGCCTATGAAGACGCCTACGGAGAAGCGCCGGATACGTACGCGGTGCAAGGCTACGATACCGGCATGATGCTAGCCCAGGCGCTCAATGTACTCGGTGGAGACACGTCAGACCGCGATCGACTAATCGATGTCTTGGCAAATGTTCAGTTAGCTAGTCCGCGCGGTCCGATGAGCTTCTCGGATTCCCACCACCCCATCCAGAATGTCTACCTCCGCGAGATTCGTGACGGCAAGCACGAGGTCGTCAGCATTGCTGCCGAGAATCTAGAAGTGCCCGACGACGCCTGTCAGATGTAA
- the benB gene encoding benzoate 1,2-dioxygenase small subunit, translated as MSISYHDIQAFLYREARLLDDREWDEWLALYRKDAEFWMPAWDDDDQLTRDPHSEISLIYYPNREGLEDRVYRIKTERSGASTPEPRTTHQVTNLEILSQDDQTAELRFNWHTLSHRYKKTDSFFGTSFYTLDVSGERPLITRKVVQLNNDYIHQVIDVYHV; from the coding sequence ATGAGCATCAGCTATCACGACATCCAAGCCTTTTTATACCGCGAAGCGCGCCTACTAGATGACCGCGAGTGGGACGAGTGGCTTGCGCTGTATCGTAAGGACGCCGAGTTCTGGATGCCCGCCTGGGACGACGATGATCAGCTCACCCGCGATCCGCACAGCGAGATCTCGTTGATCTACTACCCCAACCGCGAAGGGCTGGAAGATCGGGTCTACCGGATCAAGACCGAGCGCAGCGGGGCGAGCACGCCGGAGCCGCGCACCACGCACCAGGTGACCAACCTCGAAATCCTGTCGCAAGACGACCAGACGGCCGAGCTGCGGTTCAACTGGCACACGCTGAGCCACCGCTACAAGAAGACGGACAGCTTCTTCGGCACGAGCTTCTACACCCTGGACGTCTCGGGCGAGCGCCCGCTAATCACAAGAAAAGTCGTGCAGCTGAACAACGACTACATCCATCAAGTCATCGACGTGTATCACGTATAA
- a CDS encoding Rieske 2Fe-2S domain-containing protein, with translation MTTQLDQLEARVRGAVQDDPDHGIFRCHRSMFTDPAFFELEMKHIFEGNWVFLAHESQVAEPGDYFTTTVGRQPIVITRDKQGELHGLINACAHRGATLCRRKRGNKGTFTCPFHGWTFKNDGQLLKAKNEKTGAYPDQFKQDGSHNLKRLPRFENYKGFLFGSLSDDVLPLEQHLGETTKVIDNIVDQAPEGLEVLRGTSSYTYTGNWKLQAENGADGYHVSSVHWNYASTMERRNYDAGGTKAVDADGWSKSKGGFYSYENGHMMLWTRLLNPEVRPVYQEKEWIQEQLGEARADAIVNQTRNLCLYPNVYLMDQFSTQIRVLRPIDVNRTEVTIYCFAPKGESAENRRVRIRQYEDFFNVSGMGTPDDLEEFRACQEGYNGALAEWNDLSRGAQQWIEGADENAQAIDMKPLLSGASPEDEGLYVLHHQHWVSEMLRAIDKERRQFIATATA, from the coding sequence ATGACCACACAGCTTGATCAACTCGAAGCCCGCGTGCGCGGAGCGGTACAAGACGACCCGGATCACGGCATTTTCCGCTGCCACCGCAGCATGTTCACCGACCCCGCCTTTTTCGAACTGGAGATGAAGCACATCTTCGAAGGCAACTGGGTCTTTCTGGCCCACGAGAGCCAAGTGGCCGAGCCGGGCGACTACTTCACCACCACCGTTGGCCGTCAGCCGATCGTCATCACCCGCGACAAGCAGGGCGAACTGCACGGCCTGATCAACGCCTGCGCCCACCGCGGTGCCACCCTATGCCGCCGCAAGCGCGGCAACAAAGGCACCTTCACTTGCCCGTTCCACGGCTGGACCTTCAAAAACGACGGCCAGCTGCTCAAAGCCAAAAACGAAAAGACTGGCGCCTACCCCGACCAGTTCAAGCAAGACGGCTCCCACAACCTCAAGCGCCTACCGCGCTTCGAGAACTACAAAGGCTTCCTGTTCGGCAGCCTCAGCGACGACGTGCTGCCCCTCGAGCAGCACCTGGGCGAAACCACCAAGGTCATCGACAACATCGTCGACCAAGCCCCCGAGGGTCTGGAAGTGCTGCGTGGCACCTCCTCCTACACCTACACCGGCAACTGGAAACTGCAGGCCGAAAACGGCGCCGACGGCTATCACGTCAGCTCCGTGCACTGGAACTACGCCTCCACCATGGAGCGCCGCAATTACGACGCCGGTGGTACCAAGGCGGTGGACGCCGACGGCTGGTCGAAGAGTAAAGGCGGCTTCTACTCCTACGAAAACGGCCACATGATGCTCTGGACCCGGCTACTCAACCCCGAGGTGCGCCCGGTCTACCAAGAAAAAGAGTGGATCCAAGAGCAGCTAGGCGAGGCGCGTGCCGACGCCATCGTCAACCAGACGCGCAACCTCTGCCTCTACCCCAACGTCTACCTGATGGACCAGTTCTCCACACAGATCCGCGTGCTGCGCCCCATCGACGTCAACAGAACCGAAGTTACGATCTACTGCTTCGCCCCCAAAGGCGAGTCGGCCGAAAACCGTCGCGTACGTATCCGCCAATACGAAGACTTCTTCAACGTCTCCGGCATGGGCACGCCGGACGACCTCGAAGAGTTCCGCGCCTGCCAAGAAGGCTACAACGGCGCGTTGGCCGAATGGAACGACCTCTCCCGCGGCGCCCAACAATGGATCGAAGGGGCTGATGAGAACGCCCAGGCCATCGACATGAAACCGCTGCTCAGCGGCGCCTCCCCCGAAGACGAAGGGCTCTACGTGCTGCACCACCAACACTGGGTCAGCGAAATGCTGCGCGCCATCGACAAAGAGCGTCGCCAGTTCATCGCCACGGCGACCGCCTAA
- the catA gene encoding catechol 1,2-dioxygenase produces the protein MTVKIFDTPEVQDFLNAVAGLDQAGGNDRAKQIVHRLVGDLFKLIDDFDVTEEEYWAAVNLLNALGSQTQFGLLSPGLGFDHFLDMRHDAIDAEAKRTGGTPRTIEGPLYVAGAPEADGFARMDDGSDPDGETMWLTGQVRDVNGQPIPGAKVEIWHCNSKGGYSFFDPSQDEYNMRRTIYADRDGRYTARSIVPSGYGVPEGAPTDVVLKSLGRHGQRPAHIHYFVSAPGHQHLTTQINLAGDPYTFDDFAFATREELVVPAERIDDPTEIAQRDLDGPFAHVVFDVELAPTDAAELQVRHARPRAKEDEQDLASQLAGTAKV, from the coding sequence ATGACCGTAAAAATCTTCGACACGCCCGAGGTTCAAGACTTTCTCAACGCCGTGGCCGGCCTGGATCAGGCAGGCGGCAATGACCGCGCCAAGCAGATCGTGCATCGGTTGGTAGGTGACCTGTTCAAACTGATCGACGACTTCGATGTCACCGAAGAAGAGTATTGGGCCGCCGTGAACCTGCTCAACGCGCTGGGTAGCCAGACCCAGTTCGGCCTGCTCTCGCCGGGGCTGGGGTTCGACCACTTCCTCGACATGCGCCACGACGCCATCGACGCCGAAGCCAAGCGCACCGGCGGCACCCCGCGCACCATTGAAGGCCCGCTCTACGTGGCCGGCGCCCCGGAAGCTGACGGCTTCGCCCGGATGGACGACGGCAGCGATCCCGACGGCGAGACCATGTGGCTGACCGGCCAAGTGCGCGACGTGAACGGCCAGCCGATCCCCGGCGCCAAGGTCGAGATCTGGCACTGCAACTCCAAAGGCGGCTACTCGTTCTTCGACCCTTCCCAGGACGAGTACAACATGCGCCGCACGATCTATGCCGACCGCGACGGCCGCTACACCGCCCGCAGCATCGTCCCGTCGGGCTACGGTGTGCCCGAAGGCGCCCCCACGGACGTCGTGCTCAAATCGCTGGGCCGCCACGGCCAGCGTCCGGCGCACATTCACTACTTCGTCTCGGCCCCCGGCCATCAACACCTGACGACTCAGATCAACCTCGCCGGTGACCCCTACACCTTCGATGACTTCGCCTTTGCCACGCGCGAAGAGCTGGTGGTGCCCGCCGAGCGCATCGACGATCCCACCGAGATCGCCCAACGCGACCTGGACGGCCCCTTCGCCCATGTGGTGTTCGATGTCGAGTTAGCGCCCACCGACGCCGCCGAGCTGCAGGTACGCCACGCCCGCCCCCGCGCCAAGGAAGACGAGCAGGATCTGGCCAGTCAACTGGCCGGAACGGCCAAGGTATAA